Proteins from a single region of Streptomyces griseiscabiei:
- a CDS encoding potassium channel family protein produces the protein MKQQAVPAQIRWERRTQQPLFGLALVFAVAYTVPIVRPDASDEVEWWCEVAEWGVWGAFALDYVIRLLLAEHRWEFVRTRWLDLCAVVLPMIQPLRLLRLVATLLLVGQRARMASQIRLTTYVGGAVVGLLMFGSLAVLSVERDAPGGNIDTLDDAVWWSFTTMTTVGYGDHAPTTGLGRVLAVGLMLSGIALLGVVTANIAAWFIARFEKDDAEERRQTAAIVELTEEVRLLRAEVASLKAVSVEGVPEQRR, from the coding sequence ATGAAGCAGCAAGCGGTCCCGGCGCAGATCCGTTGGGAACGGCGGACCCAGCAGCCGTTGTTCGGCCTGGCCCTGGTGTTCGCCGTCGCGTACACGGTGCCGATCGTGCGGCCGGACGCGAGCGACGAGGTGGAGTGGTGGTGCGAGGTCGCCGAGTGGGGCGTGTGGGGCGCGTTCGCGCTCGACTACGTCATCCGGCTCCTGCTCGCCGAGCATCGGTGGGAGTTCGTCCGCACGCGCTGGCTGGACCTGTGCGCGGTGGTGCTGCCGATGATCCAGCCGCTGCGGCTGCTGCGGCTGGTGGCGACGCTGCTGCTGGTGGGGCAGCGGGCGCGGATGGCCTCGCAGATAAGGCTCACGACGTACGTCGGCGGGGCGGTCGTCGGGCTGCTGATGTTCGGGTCGCTCGCGGTGCTGTCCGTGGAACGGGACGCGCCCGGTGGGAACATCGACACGCTGGACGACGCGGTGTGGTGGTCGTTCACGACGATGACGACCGTGGGGTACGGGGATCACGCGCCGACGACAGGGCTCGGGCGGGTGCTGGCGGTCGGGCTGATGCTGTCGGGGATCGCGCTGCTCGGTGTGGTGACGGCGAACATCGCGGCGTGGTTCATAGCGCGGTTCGAGAAGGACGACGCGGAGGAGCGGCGGCAGACCGCCGCGATAGTCGAGCTGACGGAGGAGGTTCGGCTGTTGCGGGCGGAGGTGGCGTCGTTGAAGGCGGTATCCGTGGAGGGGGTGCCGGAGCAGCGCCGCTGA
- a CDS encoding small hydrophobic protein translates to MAGFGHSSRRHPRSRGRTWSRSRPDRATLGIIGVICAIAGFFVLGIILGPVAILCGWLAMNRTWSGTRSVPAIIAVVLGAIDTILAIIWLAGAAGPGSGLV, encoded by the coding sequence ATGGCGGGTTTCGGACACAGTTCGCGCAGGCACCCTCGCTCACGTGGCCGGACGTGGTCACGGAGCCGGCCGGATCGCGCGACCCTCGGGATCATCGGCGTCATCTGCGCGATCGCGGGATTCTTCGTCCTGGGGATCATCCTCGGACCCGTCGCGATCCTCTGCGGCTGGCTCGCCATGAACCGCACCTGGTCCGGCACCCGCTCCGTCCCCGCGATCATCGCGGTCGTCCTGGGCGCCATCGACACGATCCTGGCGATCATCTGGCTGGCGGGTGCGGCGGGGCCGGGGTCAGGTCTCGTCTGA